A window of Citrus sinensis cultivar Valencia sweet orange chromosome 7, DVS_A1.0, whole genome shotgun sequence contains these coding sequences:
- the LOC102616057 gene encoding uncharacterized protein LOC102616057 isoform X4, producing MLSDADVDNKIPTQGLRYADASDSEYYILLTKDKKPICRTRCLNPPEHLPHHWNVNDIVPTSKIILDGMSHCFLSPAPECSRDHNEWRRFLIYLQGRDMVAIAKFKFWEFYILPPDQTSNFTNIRVAYKMEKTRNASNGRGHGESGRSCQVVRPTATKANINDSPTLPVNIVKETVSRGNACIQARVSDTSEDNFSPVLKFSPVVGDRLSSESTIETCSRPEPRAVKQAGPLEKNFVRADPSYLQTLGQAHSGWIFGAIAELVDNSRDAKATKLEISIESIYFKKAGKDIPMLSIIDDGHGMTHQDVVRMTYFGHKQPDADDPNRIGRFGVGFKTGAMRLGKDALVLTQTADSRSIAFLSQSLNQGKDNLEIPIVSYYRKGQFMELDTVVQSEATAKYNLKSIKEFSPFNKYLIGEKAGLFQDKCTGTQIYIWNLDQWGSNYCLEWDNGLNGGSSFHQGDILIRSRRIRSRPGQISQKVPLDYSLRSYLEVIFLVPRMKIYVQGSLVRSRPLAKSLNKTCVETGTIMGKSAHLTLGRCQLEWEQMNCGIFLYWHGRLIEDEGNGLVWVHNNKQGFLDCEPYARLEEWLGKVADEYWDNKFDSLNVVKDGALYKPDQEWVQCNKCRKWRMLDPGFDTKSLPVEWFCYMKPFEGLCDLPEQKVDAGVVTVSAKRTGYDSRENSLPFEGIATIKVEDMSSDSIGLSRMAEDSSPLKRIRRGLPRACKKV from the exons ATGTTGTCAGACGCAGACGTTGATAACAAGATTCCAACACAAG GATTACGGTATGCAGATGCTTCTGACTCTGAGTATTATATTTTGCTTACCAAGGATAAGAAACCGATATGCCGGACACGGTGCCTAAACCCTCCTGAACATTT GCCGCACCACTGGAATGTAAATGATATTGTTCCAACAAGTAAAATAATCCTTGATGGTATGTCTCATTGTTTCCTGAGCCCTGCGCCTGAGTGCTCTCGTGATCACAATGAGTGGAGGAGATTTTTGATTTATCTGCAAGGCCGGGACATG GTTGCGATTGCGAAATTTAAGTTCTGGGAATTCTACATACTACCTCCCGATCAAACCTCAAATTTTACCAATATTAGAGTTGCATATAAGATGGAGAAAACTCGGAATGCCTCTAATGGTCGAGGACATGGTGAATCAG GTCGGTCATGCCAAGTTGTACGACCAACTGCAACAAAAGCTAACATTAATGATAGTCCAACTTTACCTGTTAACATCGTCAAAGAGACTGTTAGCAGAGGAAATGCATGCATACAGGCAAGAGTTTCAGATACTAGTGAAGATAATTTCTCTCCTGTTCTCAAGTTCTCACCTGTGGTTGGAGATCGTCTCTCTTCTGAGTCAACAATTGAAACTTGTAGTAGACCTGAGCCCCGTGCTGTGAAACAGGCTGGACCCTTGGAAAAAAACTTTGTTAGAGCGGACCCAAGTTATCTTCAAACTCTTGGTCAGGCACATTCTGGATGGATTTTTGGTGCAATAGCTGAGCTTGTTGATAATTCAAGGGATGCTAAAGCAACTAA ACTTGAGATTTCTATTGAGAGCATCTACTTCAAGAAAGCTGGCAAAGATATTCCTATGCTGTCAATTATTGACGACGGCCACGGGATGACTCATCAAGATGTTGTGAGAATGACATACTTTGGGCACAAGCAACCTGATGCTGATGATCCAAATCGTATCGGAAGATTTGGTGTTGGATTTAAG ACTGGAGCAATGAGGCTTGGCAAGGATGCTCTTGTTCTTACACAGACTGCTGATTCCAGATCAATAGCTTTTCTTTCGCAATCTTTAAATCAAGGGAAAGAT AATCTTGAGATTCCCATTGTAAGCTACTACAGGAAAGGACAGTTTATGGAACTTGATACAGTTGTCCAATCTGAAGCTACTGCAAAGTACAATTTGAAATCTATCAAAGAATTTTCACCATTTAACAAGTATTTGATTGGTGAAAAAGCTGGTTTGTTCCAGGATAAATGCACTGGAACTCAGATATATATTTGGAATTTAGATCAGTGGGGTTCGAATTATTGTCTGGAGTGGGATAATGGATTGAATGGTGGTAGCTCTTTTCACCAAGGTGACATACTCATCCGTTCTAGGAGGATTAGATCTCGTCCTGGTCAGATTAGTCAAAAG GTGCCATTGGACTATTCACTTCGATCTTATCTAGAAGTCATCTTCTTAGTTCCACGAATGAAGATATATGTTCAAGGTTCCTTG GTTAGAAGTCGACCATTGGCTAAGTCTCTTAATAAGACTTGTGTAGAAACTGGTACTATCATGGGAAAATCTGCCCATTTAACTCTGGGTCGCTGTCAATTAGAGTGGGAGCAGATGAATTGTGGGATTTTCTTGTATTGGCATGGTCGTTTAATTGAG GATGAAGGGAATGGTCTTGTATGGGTTCACAATAACAAGCAGGGATTCCTGGATTGTGAACCATATGCTCGATTGGAGGAATGGCTAGGGAAAGTAGCTGATGAATATTGGGACAATAAATTTGATTCACTGAATGTG GTTAAGGATGGTGCCCTTTACAAACCTGATCAAGAATGGGTACAGTGTAATAAGTGTAGGAAGTGGAGAATGTTGGATCCTGGTTTCGACACCAAGAGCTTACCAGTTGAATG GTTCTGTTATATGAAGCCTTTTGAGGGGCTGTGTGATCTTCCTGAGCAAAAGGTTGATGCGGGAGTGGTTACAGTCTCTGCAAAGCGGACCGGATACGATTCCAGAGAGAATTCTCTTCCGTTCGAAGGCATAGCCACCATCAAAGTGGAAG ACATGAGCAGCGACAGTATTGGTTTGAGTCGAATGGCTGAGGATTCCAGTCCACTGAAGAGGATCAGAAGGGGACTTCCTAGGGCCTGTAAGAAGGTTTAA
- the LOC102616057 gene encoding uncharacterized protein LOC102616057 isoform X6 yields the protein MSHCFLSPAPECSRDHNEWRRFLIYLQGRDMVAIAKFKFWEFYILPPDQTSNFTNIRVAYKMEKTRNASNGRGHGESGRSCQVVRPTATKANINDSPTLPVNIVKETVSRGNACIQARVSDTSEDNFSPVLKFSPVVGDRLSSESTIETCSRPEPRAVKQAGPLEKNFVRADPSYLQTLGQAHSGWIFGAIAELVDNSRDAKATKLEISIESIYFKKAGKDIPMLSIIDDGHGMTHQDVVRMTYFGHKQPDADDPNRIGRFGVGFKTGAMRLGKDALVLTQTADSRSIAFLSQSLNQGKDNLEIPIVSYYRKGQFMELDTVVQSEATAKYNLKSIKEFSPFNKYLIGEKAGLFQDKCTGTQIYIWNLDQWGSNYCLEWDNGLNGGSSFHQGDILIRSRRIRSRPGQISQKVPLDYSLRSYLEVIFLVPRMKIYVQGSLVRSRPLAKSLNKTCVETGTIMGKSAHLTLGRCQLEWEQMNCGIFLYWHGRLIEAYKRVGGMIHNGDTGRGVIGVIDVSDLMDEGNGLVWVHNNKQGFLDCEPYARLEEWLGKVADEYWDNKFDSLNVVKDGALYKPDQEWVQCNKCRKWRMLDPGFDTKSLPVEWFCYMKPFEGLCDLPEQKVDAGVVTVSAKRTGYDSRENSLPFEGIATIKVEDMSSDSIGLSRMAEDSSPLKRIRRGLPRACKKV from the exons ATGTCTCATTGTTTCCTGAGCCCTGCGCCTGAGTGCTCTCGTGATCACAATGAGTGGAGGAGATTTTTGATTTATCTGCAAGGCCGGGACATG GTTGCGATTGCGAAATTTAAGTTCTGGGAATTCTACATACTACCTCCCGATCAAACCTCAAATTTTACCAATATTAGAGTTGCATATAAGATGGAGAAAACTCGGAATGCCTCTAATGGTCGAGGACATGGTGAATCAG GTCGGTCATGCCAAGTTGTACGACCAACTGCAACAAAAGCTAACATTAATGATAGTCCAACTTTACCTGTTAACATCGTCAAAGAGACTGTTAGCAGAGGAAATGCATGCATACAGGCAAGAGTTTCAGATACTAGTGAAGATAATTTCTCTCCTGTTCTCAAGTTCTCACCTGTGGTTGGAGATCGTCTCTCTTCTGAGTCAACAATTGAAACTTGTAGTAGACCTGAGCCCCGTGCTGTGAAACAGGCTGGACCCTTGGAAAAAAACTTTGTTAGAGCGGACCCAAGTTATCTTCAAACTCTTGGTCAGGCACATTCTGGATGGATTTTTGGTGCAATAGCTGAGCTTGTTGATAATTCAAGGGATGCTAAAGCAACTAA ACTTGAGATTTCTATTGAGAGCATCTACTTCAAGAAAGCTGGCAAAGATATTCCTATGCTGTCAATTATTGACGACGGCCACGGGATGACTCATCAAGATGTTGTGAGAATGACATACTTTGGGCACAAGCAACCTGATGCTGATGATCCAAATCGTATCGGAAGATTTGGTGTTGGATTTAAG ACTGGAGCAATGAGGCTTGGCAAGGATGCTCTTGTTCTTACACAGACTGCTGATTCCAGATCAATAGCTTTTCTTTCGCAATCTTTAAATCAAGGGAAAGAT AATCTTGAGATTCCCATTGTAAGCTACTACAGGAAAGGACAGTTTATGGAACTTGATACAGTTGTCCAATCTGAAGCTACTGCAAAGTACAATTTGAAATCTATCAAAGAATTTTCACCATTTAACAAGTATTTGATTGGTGAAAAAGCTGGTTTGTTCCAGGATAAATGCACTGGAACTCAGATATATATTTGGAATTTAGATCAGTGGGGTTCGAATTATTGTCTGGAGTGGGATAATGGATTGAATGGTGGTAGCTCTTTTCACCAAGGTGACATACTCATCCGTTCTAGGAGGATTAGATCTCGTCCTGGTCAGATTAGTCAAAAG GTGCCATTGGACTATTCACTTCGATCTTATCTAGAAGTCATCTTCTTAGTTCCACGAATGAAGATATATGTTCAAGGTTCCTTG GTTAGAAGTCGACCATTGGCTAAGTCTCTTAATAAGACTTGTGTAGAAACTGGTACTATCATGGGAAAATCTGCCCATTTAACTCTGGGTCGCTGTCAATTAGAGTGGGAGCAGATGAATTGTGGGATTTTCTTGTATTGGCATGGTCGTTTAATTGAG GCTTACAAGAGAGTTGGTGGCATGATTCATAATGGAGATACGGGTCGAGGTGTGATTGGGGTCATAGATGTTAGTGATCTAATG GATGAAGGGAATGGTCTTGTATGGGTTCACAATAACAAGCAGGGATTCCTGGATTGTGAACCATATGCTCGATTGGAGGAATGGCTAGGGAAAGTAGCTGATGAATATTGGGACAATAAATTTGATTCACTGAATGTG GTTAAGGATGGTGCCCTTTACAAACCTGATCAAGAATGGGTACAGTGTAATAAGTGTAGGAAGTGGAGAATGTTGGATCCTGGTTTCGACACCAAGAGCTTACCAGTTGAATG GTTCTGTTATATGAAGCCTTTTGAGGGGCTGTGTGATCTTCCTGAGCAAAAGGTTGATGCGGGAGTGGTTACAGTCTCTGCAAAGCGGACCGGATACGATTCCAGAGAGAATTCTCTTCCGTTCGAAGGCATAGCCACCATCAAAGTGGAAG ACATGAGCAGCGACAGTATTGGTTTGAGTCGAATGGCTGAGGATTCCAGTCCACTGAAGAGGATCAGAAGGGGACTTCCTAGGGCCTGTAAGAAGGTTTAA
- the LOC102616057 gene encoding uncharacterized protein LOC102616057 isoform X7, protein MLSDADVDNKIPTQGLRYADASDSEYYILLTKDKKPICRTRCLNPPEHLPHHWNVNDIVPTSKIILDGMSHCFLSPAPECSRDHNEWRRFLIYLQGRDMVAIAKFKFWEFYILPPDQTSNFTNIRVAYKMEKTRNASNGRGHGESGRSCQVVRPTATKANINDSPTLPVNIVKETVSRGNACIQARVSDTSEDNFSPVLKFSPVVGDRLSSESTIETCSRPEPRAVKQAGPLEKNFVRADPSYLQTLGQAHSGWIFGAIAELVDNSRDAKATKLEISIESIYFKKAGKDIPMLSIIDDGHGMTHQDVVRMTYFGHKQPDADDPNRIGRFGVGFKTGAMRLGKDALVLTQTADSRSIAFLSQSLNQGKDNLEIPIVSYYRKGQFMELDTVVQSEATAKYNLKSIKEFSPFNKYLIGEKAGLFQDKCTGTQIYIWNLDQWGSNYCLEWDNGLNGGSSFHQGDILIRSRRIRSRPGQISQKVPLDYSLRSYLEVIFLVPRMKIYVQGSLVRSRPLAKSLNKTCVETGTIMGKSAHLTLGRCQLEWEQMNCGIFLYWHGRLIEAYKRVGGMIHNGDTGRGVIGVIDVSDLMDEGNGLVWVHNNKQGFLDCEPYARLEEWLGKVADEYWDNKFDSLNVLTGRSFQLLLVVA, encoded by the exons ATGTTGTCAGACGCAGACGTTGATAACAAGATTCCAACACAAG GATTACGGTATGCAGATGCTTCTGACTCTGAGTATTATATTTTGCTTACCAAGGATAAGAAACCGATATGCCGGACACGGTGCCTAAACCCTCCTGAACATTT GCCGCACCACTGGAATGTAAATGATATTGTTCCAACAAGTAAAATAATCCTTGATGGTATGTCTCATTGTTTCCTGAGCCCTGCGCCTGAGTGCTCTCGTGATCACAATGAGTGGAGGAGATTTTTGATTTATCTGCAAGGCCGGGACATG GTTGCGATTGCGAAATTTAAGTTCTGGGAATTCTACATACTACCTCCCGATCAAACCTCAAATTTTACCAATATTAGAGTTGCATATAAGATGGAGAAAACTCGGAATGCCTCTAATGGTCGAGGACATGGTGAATCAG GTCGGTCATGCCAAGTTGTACGACCAACTGCAACAAAAGCTAACATTAATGATAGTCCAACTTTACCTGTTAACATCGTCAAAGAGACTGTTAGCAGAGGAAATGCATGCATACAGGCAAGAGTTTCAGATACTAGTGAAGATAATTTCTCTCCTGTTCTCAAGTTCTCACCTGTGGTTGGAGATCGTCTCTCTTCTGAGTCAACAATTGAAACTTGTAGTAGACCTGAGCCCCGTGCTGTGAAACAGGCTGGACCCTTGGAAAAAAACTTTGTTAGAGCGGACCCAAGTTATCTTCAAACTCTTGGTCAGGCACATTCTGGATGGATTTTTGGTGCAATAGCTGAGCTTGTTGATAATTCAAGGGATGCTAAAGCAACTAA ACTTGAGATTTCTATTGAGAGCATCTACTTCAAGAAAGCTGGCAAAGATATTCCTATGCTGTCAATTATTGACGACGGCCACGGGATGACTCATCAAGATGTTGTGAGAATGACATACTTTGGGCACAAGCAACCTGATGCTGATGATCCAAATCGTATCGGAAGATTTGGTGTTGGATTTAAG ACTGGAGCAATGAGGCTTGGCAAGGATGCTCTTGTTCTTACACAGACTGCTGATTCCAGATCAATAGCTTTTCTTTCGCAATCTTTAAATCAAGGGAAAGAT AATCTTGAGATTCCCATTGTAAGCTACTACAGGAAAGGACAGTTTATGGAACTTGATACAGTTGTCCAATCTGAAGCTACTGCAAAGTACAATTTGAAATCTATCAAAGAATTTTCACCATTTAACAAGTATTTGATTGGTGAAAAAGCTGGTTTGTTCCAGGATAAATGCACTGGAACTCAGATATATATTTGGAATTTAGATCAGTGGGGTTCGAATTATTGTCTGGAGTGGGATAATGGATTGAATGGTGGTAGCTCTTTTCACCAAGGTGACATACTCATCCGTTCTAGGAGGATTAGATCTCGTCCTGGTCAGATTAGTCAAAAG GTGCCATTGGACTATTCACTTCGATCTTATCTAGAAGTCATCTTCTTAGTTCCACGAATGAAGATATATGTTCAAGGTTCCTTG GTTAGAAGTCGACCATTGGCTAAGTCTCTTAATAAGACTTGTGTAGAAACTGGTACTATCATGGGAAAATCTGCCCATTTAACTCTGGGTCGCTGTCAATTAGAGTGGGAGCAGATGAATTGTGGGATTTTCTTGTATTGGCATGGTCGTTTAATTGAG GCTTACAAGAGAGTTGGTGGCATGATTCATAATGGAGATACGGGTCGAGGTGTGATTGGGGTCATAGATGTTAGTGATCTAATG GATGAAGGGAATGGTCTTGTATGGGTTCACAATAACAAGCAGGGATTCCTGGATTGTGAACCATATGCTCGATTGGAGGAATGGCTAGGGAAAGTAGCTGATGAATATTGGGACAATAAATTTGATTCACTGAATGTG CTGACTGGGCGTTCATTTCAACTGCTGTTAGTAGTTGCCTGA